One Synechococcus sp. CC9605 genomic window carries:
- a CDS encoding cytidylyltransferase domain-containing protein codes for MAVPRGALALIPARGGSKGIPGKNLLTVGGVPLVCRSIRAALASNGVGRVVVSTDDEAIAAAAETEGAEVIRRPAEIAGDTASSESALLHALDVLEKQGPLETELVFLQCTSPFTTGAQIDAVLAALHGRGSNSSFSVTPWHGFLWRADGRGINHDPALLRQRRQDLEPAFLETGAIYAMAITAFRRCGSRFCPPTSPVVLQEVGPEIDTPEDLALCRSIAAQKGE; via the coding sequence ATGGCAGTCCCCCGTGGCGCGCTGGCCCTGATCCCCGCCCGTGGTGGATCCAAAGGAATTCCAGGCAAAAACCTTCTAACGGTGGGAGGGGTGCCCCTTGTCTGCCGCAGCATCCGTGCAGCCCTCGCCAGCAACGGCGTGGGGCGGGTGGTGGTGAGCACGGACGACGAAGCCATTGCAGCCGCAGCCGAAACCGAAGGGGCCGAGGTCATCCGGAGGCCGGCGGAGATCGCCGGCGACACCGCCAGTTCTGAATCGGCGCTGTTGCATGCCCTGGATGTTCTGGAAAAGCAGGGCCCTCTCGAAACCGAGCTGGTGTTCCTGCAATGCACATCCCCCTTCACGACAGGAGCCCAGATCGATGCCGTGCTGGCCGCACTCCATGGAAGGGGCAGCAACAGCAGCTTCTCTGTCACGCCTTGGCATGGCTTCCTCTGGCGGGCCGATGGGCGAGGCATCAACCACGACCCTGCGTTGCTCCGCCAACGTCGGCAGGACCTCGAACCAGCTTTTCTGGAAACCGGCGCGATCTACGCCATGGCCATCACGGCCTTCCGGCGCTGTGGCAGCCGCTTCTGCCCACCAACAAGCCCAGTGGTGCTGCAGGAGGTGGGACCAGAAATTGACACGCCCGAGGATCTGGCCCTCTGCCGCAGCATCGCGGCCCAGAAAGGCGAGTAA